A section of the Drosophila sechellia strain sech25 chromosome 3L, ASM438219v1, whole genome shotgun sequence genome encodes:
- the LOC116801165 gene encoding LOW QUALITY PROTEIN: uncharacterized protein LOC116801165 (The sequence of the model RefSeq protein was modified relative to this genomic sequence to represent the inferred CDS: inserted 2 bases in 2 codons; deleted 1 base in 1 codon; substituted 1 base at 1 genomic stop codon) — MSTSIRSSRGIKLXSGLFSDVCIRIDCISFRCHKIILACASEFFERLFQEDSDEFLLNGTTPEIFQIFLXFLLASNDDQFGNLEPDVLMCLLKCANMWLAVEIEERCIDILLDLYPDMDPDALIELFAVSHCVDQKLLMEQSIGVLQHKWRNEMDCPSTVRMEIDCFEEYCKNTSEMFSARRRFVMVENWIKGNEFNNRPCSQKDKINKIIKSINFLKMSLEDFYNGPGKSNVLPESDKFXIMYKLARSNNEWTVILDERDRDRYRYLIVLVMKKSTKFVIYLKLI, encoded by the exons ATGAGCACATCAATAAG ATCCAGCCGAGGAATCAAGC AGTCGGGCCTTTTCTCAGATGTATGCATTCGCATAGATTGTATTAGCTTCCGGTGCCACAAAATCATCTTAGCCTGTGCCTCTGAGTTTTTTGAGAGATTATTTCAAGAAGATTCGGACGAATTTTTGTTAAATGGAACAACTCCAGAGATTTTTCAGatatttc tctttcttcttGCTTCTAACGATGACCAATTCGGCAATCTAGAACCGGATGTATTGATGTGTCTTCTGAAGTGCGCAAATATGTGGCTCGCTGTGGAAATAGAAGAAAGATGCATCGACATTCTATTAGATCTATACCCTGACATGGATCCGGATGCCCTTATTGAACTTTTTGCAGTGTCGCATTGTGTGGATCAAAAACTATTAATGGAACAGTCTATTGGA GTCCTGCAACATAAATGGAGAAACGAAATGGACTGTCCATCAACTGTCAGAATGGAGATCGACTGCTTTGAAGAATATTGTAAAAACACCTCGGAAATGTTTTCTGCGCGTAGACGCTTTGTGATGGTGGAAAACTGGATAAAAGGGAATGAATTCAATAATAGACCTTGCTCtcaaaaagataaaattaacaaaattattaagagcattaactttttgaaaatgtcaTTGGAGGACTTTTATAATGGTCCAGGAAAGTCTAACGTGTTGCCCGAATCAGACAAGTTCTAAATAATGTATAAACTTGCCCGTTCAAATAATGAATGGACTGTTATATTGGACGAAAGGGATCGAGATAGGTAT CGCTACCTAATTGTTTTGGTGATGAAGAAGTCGACTAAAtttgtgatttatttaaagttgatataa